The Prevotella herbatica genome contains the following window.
CACACTACTGATGTCCACGGAAGTTTTTTCCCTTACGACTTCATTAATTCATGCAAACGCAAAGGATCGCTTGCAAGGGTGTCTACCTATGTAAAACAATTGAGAAAAGAATACGGGAAAAGGCTTATACTTCTTGACGGTGGTGACATATTACAGGGGCAACCCACGTGTTATTACTGCAACTACATAAACACTAAAAAGACAAACGTAGCTGCAAGAGTAATAAATATGATGGGATATGACGCTCAGACAATAGGAAATCACGACATAGAAACAGGACACGAAGTATATGATAAATATTGTTTAGAGACAAATTGTGATATTCTTGCTGCTAACGTGATTGACACAAAATCATTAAAGTCATACTTTAAGCCATATAAGATGATGGAAATTGAAGGTTTGCGTATCGCGATAATCGGTATGCTGACACCGACAATTTCGCATTGGTTACATGAACATTTGTGGAGCGGAATGAAGTTTGAAGGTATTCCTGAATGTATGGATAAATGGACAAGACACGTAAAAGAAATAGAACATGCAGACATCGTTATCGGACTGTTTCATTCTGGATTTGAAGGTGGCATAAACGACAACGGAATAGGAGAAAACGAAAGTATTAAAACGGCAGCAAACGTTGCTGGAATAGATCTTATTCTCTGCGGACACGACCACAGACTAAAACACGTAGTACAGACATTTGGCAATACAAAAAAAATAAACATTATAAATCCGTCAAGCAATGCTAATTATATAAGCGAATCAACAATCAAAGCAAATAAGACCAAAAACGGTTGGCTATTGGAGAATATTGAAAGTGAAATCGTGAATATTGAAGAAGAACAGCCTGACGAGGAGTTTCTCTCCCACTTCACCGAGGATATGGAAGAAGTGAGAAAATACGTAAATCGCAAAATCGGAACAATAGAAGAATCTATATTCACAAAAGACAGTTTCTTTGGACCAGCTCCATTCAGTGATTTCATACACGATGTGCAACTGAAAACAACAGGAGCAGACATATCACTAAACGCACCGCTACAATTTGATGCCTGTATAAAAAAAGGAGAAATTCGAGTGAGCGATATGTTCAATCTATATACATACGAAAATCAACTGTATGCTATCAGAATGTCGGGAAAGGAAATACACAACCTTTTGGAGATGAGCTATTACCAGTGGGTAGACACGATGAAATCAAAGGATGACCACATCATGCTTATGGATATTGACAACAATGGCAAACACCATTGGCGTAACCTAGCGTTCAACTTCGATTCAGCAGCAGGAATAGACTACGAGGTTGACGTGACGAAAGAAAAAGGACATAAGGTTAAGATACTAAAAATGTCAGACGGAAGACCATTCAGCGAAGAAACCACATATAAAGTAGCGATGAACAGCTATCGTGGAAACGGAGGCGGAGAACTGCTTACAAAAGGTGCCGGCATTCCGTTTGAAGAGATAGCTTCACGAATAGAGTATATTAGCGAGAAAGACCAACGAAGATTACTTATGGAATATATTGAAAGTCATCACCACATAAATCCTCAAGCACACACAAACTGGAAATTCATTCCAACAGAATGGACAGAGCAAGCAATAAGCAGAGATAGAGATTTATTGTTCCCGAATGACAAAGAATCTACGAATTGATATATTTTACCAAATCAGCATGCTATATGCATCAAGATTAAGGTACTTTTTTTTCATAATTAAAATTAATTTTGTAATTTTGCACAGTATAAATATATAAAAATAAATATAAAATTTAGATATGGAACTAGCAAGTAAGTATGATCCACAAGACGTGGAATCAAAATGGTATGAATACTGGCTTAACAACAAGCTATTTAGCAGCAAGCCAGACGGACGCGAACCTTATACCGTGGTTATTCCACCACCTAATGTTACAGGTGTGCTTCATATGGGTCACATGCTTAACAATACAATACAGGATATTCTTGTACGTCGTGCACGCATGGAAGGCAAAAACGCATGCTGGGTTCCAGGAACAGACCACGCAAGTATAGCTACAGAGGCTAAAGTGGTAAACAAACTTGCTGAACAAGGCATAAAGAAAACAGACATGACACGTGACGAATTTCTAGGTCACGCATGGGACTGGACAAACGAGCACGGAGGCATCATCCTTAAACAGTTGCGTAAACTTGGTTGCTCTTGCGACTGGGAACGTACAGCATTCACAATGGATGAGACACGAAGCAAAGGCGTTATAAAAGTATTCTGTGATCTATATAAGAAGGGACTTGTATATCGTGGCGTACGCATGGTGAATTGGGATCCAAAAGCACAGACTGCTTTGTCAGATGAGGAAGTTATATACAAGGATGAACACTCAAAACTATATTATCTAAAATATCGTGTTGTTGAAAGCGACTGCAAACAAGTTGAAGAAGGCAACGTGATGCATAAGGATGAAAATGGATATTACGCAGTTGTAGCGACAACACGTCCTGAGACTATCATGGGTGACTCTGCAATGTGCATCAACCCAGAAGACGTAAAGAATACTTGGTTGAAGGGTAAGCACGTGATAGTACCATTGGTAAATCGTGAGATTCCTGTTATTGAAGACAGTTATGTTGATATACAGTTTGGTACGGGTTGCTTAAAGGTAACTCCTGCACACGACATTAACGACCATGCACTAGGACTGAAACACGGACTAGAGACTATTGACATTTTCAACGACAACGGAACTATAAGTGAAGCTGCCGGACTATATGTTGGTCAGGATCGTATGGACGTGCGCAAGCAGATTGCAATAGACTTGCAGAACGCTGGTCTGATGGAAAAGATTGAGGACTACGACAACAAAGTAGGATTCTCTGAGCGTACAAACGTTCCTATCGAGCCGAAACTTTCTACGCAGTGGTTCCTGAAGATGAATCACTTTGCTGACATCGCCCTACCTCCTGTTATGGACGACGAGATTGAATTCTATCCAAAGAAATACAAGAATACTTATCGCCACTGGTTGGAGAACATCAAAGACTGGTGTATAAGCCGTCAGTTGTGGTGGGGACATCGTATTCCTGCATATTATTTCGTAAACGCAGAAGGAAAGAATGACTTTGTTGTTGCCGAGAGCGCAGATGAAGCTCTTGAAATGGCAAAGAAGAAGAATGCAAATATTAAGGCAGAAGACCTGAATCAGGAAAGCGACTGCCTTGACACATGGTTCTCTTCTTGGTTGTGGCCTATATCTGTATTTGACGGAGTAAACAACCCTGATAACGAG
Protein-coding sequences here:
- a CDS encoding bifunctional metallophosphatase/5'-nucleotidase; this encodes MNNHLEIKIIHTTDVHGSFFPYDFINSCKRKGSLARVSTYVKQLRKEYGKRLILLDGGDILQGQPTCYYCNYINTKKTNVAARVINMMGYDAQTIGNHDIETGHEVYDKYCLETNCDILAANVIDTKSLKSYFKPYKMMEIEGLRIAIIGMLTPTISHWLHEHLWSGMKFEGIPECMDKWTRHVKEIEHADIVIGLFHSGFEGGINDNGIGENESIKTAANVAGIDLILCGHDHRLKHVVQTFGNTKKINIINPSSNANYISESTIKANKTKNGWLLENIESEIVNIEEEQPDEEFLSHFTEDMEEVRKYVNRKIGTIEESIFTKDSFFGPAPFSDFIHDVQLKTTGADISLNAPLQFDACIKKGEIRVSDMFNLYTYENQLYAIRMSGKEIHNLLEMSYYQWVDTMKSKDDHIMLMDIDNNGKHHWRNLAFNFDSAAGIDYEVDVTKEKGHKVKILKMSDGRPFSEETTYKVAMNSYRGNGGGELLTKGAGIPFEEIASRIEYISEKDQRRLLMEYIESHHHINPQAHTNWKFIPTEWTEQAISRDRDLLFPNDKESTN
- a CDS encoding valine--tRNA ligase: MELASKYDPQDVESKWYEYWLNNKLFSSKPDGREPYTVVIPPPNVTGVLHMGHMLNNTIQDILVRRARMEGKNACWVPGTDHASIATEAKVVNKLAEQGIKKTDMTRDEFLGHAWDWTNEHGGIILKQLRKLGCSCDWERTAFTMDETRSKGVIKVFCDLYKKGLVYRGVRMVNWDPKAQTALSDEEVIYKDEHSKLYYLKYRVVESDCKQVEEGNVMHKDENGYYAVVATTRPETIMGDSAMCINPEDVKNTWLKGKHVIVPLVNREIPVIEDSYVDIQFGTGCLKVTPAHDINDHALGLKHGLETIDIFNDNGTISEAAGLYVGQDRMDVRKQIAIDLQNAGLMEKIEDYDNKVGFSERTNVPIEPKLSTQWFLKMNHFADIALPPVMDDEIEFYPKKYKNTYRHWLENIKDWCISRQLWWGHRIPAYYFVNAEGKNDFVVAESADEALEMAKKKNANIKAEDLNQESDCLDTWFSSWLWPISVFDGVNNPDNEEINYYYPTSDLVTGPDIIFFWVARMIMAGYEYRHTFPFKHVYFTGIVRDGLGRKMSKSLGNSPDPIKLIEKYGADGVRMGMMLSAPAGNDILFDESLCEQGRNFNNKIWNAFRLIKGWETADIEQPEASKIAVKWFDAKLKEVNADMQEQFKQYRISEALMTVYRLFWDEFSSWYLEMIKPAYIDGNAQPIDKKTFDATIKFLDALLKMLHPFMPFITEELWQQIAERKDGESIMCATLEIPTITSEESKLAADIETVKQIVSGIRTVRNQKNIAPKEVLELQTVGENKFANYNDVIIKMANLSAINTVAEKTADASGFMVGTDEYAVPVGNLIDIEAEIEKAQAQIQHLEGFLIGIRKKLGNENFVAHAPDAVVALERKKESDSEEKIAALKQTIEELKKK